In Quercus lobata isolate SW786 chromosome 12, ValleyOak3.0 Primary Assembly, whole genome shotgun sequence, a genomic segment contains:
- the LOC115970214 gene encoding putative disease resistance protein At4g19050, giving the protein MLDLSQTQINHLPILKELKTLTRLILKNCKSITRLSKFDSLASLHNLGLSGSTKLKQIHHDDSFKNKGGLKVLDLSESGIDSLPSSFTNLSTLESFDLSGVSNLVKIRENIFVGMTCLRSLNLSNTKIEELPPSISNLKNLRQLLLSNCPLKTLPKTGGLTRLEKFDLSNASSLVKFEDGSFDHLTNLRYLNFSNTQITSLPSIAKLVKLRQLLLQNCVHLSELPSLDALEQLEELDLSVKETENKSSQSSKEPLAEPLKETEAKLPVKETEKKPSESSGELSAQVKATEKKPSESSGEPSAEHLKETEAAKSPVKETEKKSSESSREPSKETEAKLLVKETEKKSSRSSGELLAEPLKEVEAKFLENMVHLRLLNLSGTKLKIKIPLMSNLTSVTNLTELCLGGCKLSDTVPSLEMYTKLNVLDLSKTEIQSLPSLENLTNLRGLKLRGCKKLQQLPDLKSFKNLESLDLQETGVKEFPYWISELTHLKHLDLPDLNDLKTLDWEMIKNLPEELNWDHCGIFKFNEKRPCMSLSGTEFFQ; this is encoded by the exons ATGCTTGACCTTTCCCAAACCCAAATTAACCATTTGCCCATTCTGAAAGAACTTAAAACACTCACTCGGCTCATATTAAAAAACTGCAAATCCATAACCAGATTGTCCAAATTTGATTCGTTAGCTTCTCTCCATAATCTGGGTCTTTCTGGTTCTACTAAACTGAAGCAAATCCATCATGATGATTCCTTTAAAAACAAAGGTGGCCTCAAAGTCCTTGATTTATCTGAATCTGGAATTGATAGTTTACCTTCCAGTTTTACAAACCTTTCTACTCTTGAGTCGTTTGATCTTTCTGGTGTCTCTAATTTGGTCAAAATCCGAGAAAATATCTTTGTAGGGATGACATGTCTTCGTAGTCTCAACCTCTCAAACACTAAAATTGAAGAACTGCCACCATCCATTTCCAATCTTAAGAACCTTCGTCAGCTCCTTCTAAGTAATTGCCCATTGAAAACATTGCCAAAAACGGGAGGGCTTACTAGACTTGAGAAATTTGATCTTTCTAATGCCTCTAGTCTGGTTAAATTCGAAGACGGATCCTTTGACCATTTGACTAACCTCCGCTATCTCAACTTCTCAAACACCCAAATTACAAGTCTACCATCTATAGCCAAACTCGTGAAGCTTCGCCAACTTTTGCTACAAAATTGTGTACACTTGTCTGAGTTGCCGTCCTTGGATGCCCTTGAACAACTGGAGGAGCTTGATCTATCAgtaaaagaaacagaaaataaatccTCTCAATCTTCTAAAGAACCTTTGGCAGAGCCTTTGAAAGAAACTGAGGCTAAATTACCAGTgaaagaaacagaaaagaaaCCTTCTGAGTCTTCTGGAGAACTTTCGGCACAAGTAAAAGCAACAGAAAAGAAGCCCTCTGAGTCTTCTGGAGAACCTTCGGCAGAGCATTTGAAAGAAACTGAAGCTGCTAAATCACCAgtaaaagaaacagaaaa gaaatcctCTGAGTCCTCTAGAGAACCTTCAAAAGAAACTGAAGCTAAATTATTAgtaaaagaaacagaaaagaaatcctCTAGGTCTTCTGGAGAACTTTTGGCAGAGCCTTTGAAAGAAGTTGAAGCAAAATTCTTGGAGAATATGGTCCACCTTAGGCTGCTCAACCTATCAGGAACAAAACTTAAGATTAAGATACCCCTAATGTCCAACCTCACCAGCGTCACCAACCTTACCGAGCTTTGCCTAGGAGGTTGTAAACTTTCAGATACTGTTCCAAGTTTGGAAATGTATACAAAGCTAAATGTTTTGGATCTTTCAAAGACAGAAATTCAATCTTTACCATCACTTGAGAATCTCACCAATCTCCGTGGTCTAAAGTTAAGAGGTTGTAAAAAATTACAGCAACTACCAGATCTGAAGTCATTTAAAAATTTGGAGTCTCTTGATTTACAAGAGACTGGGGTCAAAGAATTTCCCTATTGGATCTCAGAGTTGACTCATTTGAAGCACCTTGATTTACCAGACTTAAATGATCTTAAAACACTTGATTGGGAGATGATAAAGAACTTACCAGAGGAGCTAAACTGGGATCATTGTGGCATCTTCAAGTTCAATGAAAAGAGGCCTTGCATGTCATTGAGTGGCACTGAATTTTTCCAATAA
- the LOC115970215 gene encoding probable disease resistance protein At5g45510, producing MDKEVTTIVLTGKAGVGKTRMASEISKRAMEVGICFGTIWVFPNPGDLENFRPYCVSIAHQLSSLSTVEEWEDHSTVIDENITVNEEKKATDGETGKSGDDTAFKDDEKEASEDSLKDGISRKLNKMRSDELAVLEKMRSGELKKMMREKKDRLSEKKDQISEKEIAKMKSEISEKEKMISKISSEISETEKMISKSEELKMKIEEWTCLVILDGFPEETKENEIIRHIMLLSDDNKVFKFLITKVTEQVSETGSNKKVSDTGSNKKVSKPETGSNKKVFKIEPLSDDDSSSLLWKNVKEMGKKVKKVKEKDQGHPDFETLYKEIAKKSEGLPAIILMIAAALTHIEEDDFDSRVWMLKGALDEPESTLLGYVYDMLACTDMALMNCCWQSRQLFHKFGGINYEELIACWILEGYIDVNDQFDKAYEEGHCVLMKLIDRGILKLRVDSLVTMEGLALTVPDEHCHGCRTSSLGLASVADDHCHGRGISRLGLASILEYGKELGIGRVAPGEGVIKTPYGPKSWNKVSTLLIDGSRFSGEILDTMFLQPMKNLQVLAIFNPRFTSLPRFLSEYTNLRLLVLRGCDRLDKIDQIKNHEDLIVLEISGASSLKNIPDDFFLKMKQLESLNLSAVPFQSLPSTLSKLTKLRRLILERVF from the exons ATGGACAAGGAAGTGACAACAATTGTTCTGACTGGAAAAGCTGGAGTAGGAAAAACACGGATGGCGAGCGAGATCAGCAAACGGGCAATGGAGGTGGGCATATGTTTTGGGACTATTTGGGTGTTTCCGAATCCAGGGGATCTAGAGAATTTCAGGCCTTATTGCGTGAGCATTGCCCATCAGTTGTCTTCACTTTCTACTGTTGAGGAGTGGGAAGATCATAGTACTGTCATTGATGAAAATATTACTGTCAATGAAGAAAAGAAGGCAACGGATGGTGAGACTGGGAAGTCGGGAGATGACACTGCTTTCAAAGATGACGAAAAGGAGGCATCGGAGGATAGCCTGAAGGATGGGATATCTCGTAAGCTTAATAAAATGAGATCTGACGAGCTTGCTGTGCTTGAGAAAATGAGATCTGGTGAGCTTAAGAAAATGATGCGTGAGAAAAAGGATCGTTTATCTGAGAAAAAGGATC AAATATCAGAGAAAGAGATAGCGAAAATGAAATCTGAAATATcagaaaaggagaaaatgatATCTAAAATATCATCTGAAATATCAGAAACGGAGAAAATGATATCTAAATCAGAAGaactgaaaatgaaaattgaagaatGGACGTGTCTAGTAATTCTAGATGGTTTTCCTGAAGAGacgaaagaaaatgaaataattagaCACATTATGCTGCTTTCTGATGATAATAAagtatttaagtttttaatcaCTAAAGTGACTGAGCAAGTGTCTGAGACTGGGAGCAACAAGAAAGTGTCTGATACTGGGAGCAACAAGAAAGTGTCTAAGCCTGAGACTGGGAGCAACAAGAAAGTGTTTAAGATTGAACCCTTGTCTGATGATGATTCTTCGTCTCTATTGTGGAAGAATGTCAAGGAAATGGGAAAGAAAGTCAAGAAAGTCAAGGAAAAGGATCAAGGCCATCCAGATTTTGAAACA TTGTATAAAGAAATTGCTAAAAAGAGCGAGGGTCTGCCAGCTATAATCCTTATGATAGCGGCAGCCTTAACTCATATTGAGGAAGACGATTTCGATTCGAGAGTTTGGATGTTGAAAGGTGCTCTGGATGAACCAGAATCCACGCTACTGGGCTATGTGTATGACATGTTGGCTTGCACTGATATGGCTTTGATGAATTGTTGTTGGCAAAGTAGGcaattatttcataaatttgGAGGCATCAATTATGAGGAGTTGATAGCTTGCTGGATACTCGAAGGATATATTGATGTTAATGATCAGTTTGACAAGGCATATGAAGAGGGACATTGTGTTTTGATGAAGCTTATAGATCGTGGCATACTGAAATTACGCGTAGATAGTCTTGTTACCATGGAAGGACTAGCACTTACTGTTCCTGATGAGCATTGCCATGGTTGCCGGACGTCAAGCTTGGGATTGGCTAGTGTTGCTGATGATCATTGCCATGGTCGGGGGATATCGAGACTGGGATTGGCTAGTATTCTTGAGTACGGAAAGGAGCTAGGCATTGGGCGAGTTGCACCAGGGGAAGGCGTGATAAAAACACCATACGGTCCTAAAAGTTGGAACAAAGTTTCCACACTGTTGATAGATGGAAGTCGTTTCTCCGGGGAAATCCTTGACACAATGTTTCTTCAGCCCATGAAGAATCTCCAAGTTCTTGCCATTTTCAATCCCAGATTCACGTCACTTCCCAGGTTTTTGTCTGAATATACTAATCTTCGCTTGCTTGTGCTCAGGGGTTGTGATCGATTGGATAAAATTGATCAAATCAAAAACCATGAAGATTTAATCGTTCTGGAAATATCTGGTGCTAGCTCCTTGAAGAATATTCCAGATGATTTTTTCCTGAAGATGAAACAACTTGAAAGCCTCAACCTCTCTGCAGTCCCGTTTCAATCACTGCCTTCTACACTTTCCAAGCTAACTAAACTACGTCGTCTCATCCTTGAAAGAGTGTTCTGA